A stretch of Dysidea avara chromosome 5, odDysAvar1.4, whole genome shotgun sequence DNA encodes these proteins:
- the LOC136256626 gene encoding uncharacterized protein, which produces MADFLIMHSSKRNLSISFHKYIRNMPSLHCIKDDVPAPLVTRIKGSFAQRFVIVRERYVMALSRVLSGDIVEAIFDEDFGLSGEEESDDDVVDDGNIHALVGETILTHDDIAPRRDERSEEDEVQDATLFGETTTEGVDITSNQHSLEANTLNNEDEAVEDRLLENVVPTEVHEEGMCEEERDCTPNVEHRTLAKRPRCTTTHPHSENTSMVREELSNSESSTHSRCRKRPRTHDVLPHCECDDISETNSSSDDESSSDTSHSTDTDTDPSSSGDTSSSSASPDPDHNDTALATLTTARGRGRGRGRGHGRGSVPGRGRGRGSDSDRGRGRGRGCGRGRGRGRGRGRGRGRGRGRGRGRGRGRSTDPEHDSTTLRRTRRRQSNRTIPDLPTLEHVDETAWVTQEPTSYCYSYTKIPGPTTGFSDDTTPLQFFMLFFTDEVWDLLVTETNKYANNNRSTKPTPGAWNNITSDEMKLFIGVLILMGIIKLPRLEMYWQVANEHIKTPGISRIIGKTKFEQIFRFLHLADNTQDPGNDKLYKIRRFATLLKTQFEAQYTVHQHVTIDEAMIPFKGRLSFKQYMKAKPTKWGIKVFVLSDAINGYVYRIQIYTGRGVESDVTTGLCSRVVLDLVEGLEQDGLHLFTDNYYTSPQLAQALYKKGINTCGTVRTNRKGFPKDLVKSKREKQRGYHDYRSNGPLLAVVWFDRKFVHFISTMHNATMNGDLPTIMRRNKDGTQEAVRCPPLLHDYQQYMKGVDRGDQMIGYYNVGRRSRKWWKRCFAYLLECSLLNAYILYSNKFPDSCNQRGRKKT; this is translated from the exons atggcggatTTTCTAATAATGCATTCATCTAAAAGAAATCTTTCAATTTCATTCCACAAATATATACGTAATATGCCGTCGCTGCACTGCATAAAAGATGACGTCCCTGCACCTTTGGTAACTAGGATAAAAGGGTCCTTCGCGCAAAGATTTGTCATTGTGCGCGAAAGATACGTAATGGCGTTATCGCGAGTATTATCTGGTGATATTGTTGAAGCAATTTTTGATGAAGATTTCGGCCTTTCTGGTGAGGAGGAAAGCGACGATGATGTTGTAGACGATGGAAATATCCACGCTTTGGTAGGGGAGACTATCCTTACACACGATGATATAGCACCACGAAGAGATGAGAGAAGTGAAGAGGATGAAGTACAAGACGCCACTTTGTTCGGTGAAACTACGACTGAGGGGGTAGACATCACTTCGAATCAACACTCATTGGAAGCGAACACTTTGAATAATGAAGACGAGGCTGTTGAAGATCGACTTCTTGAGAATGTTGTTCCCACAGAAGTTCATGAAGAGGGAATGTGCGAGGAAGAACGTGACTGTACACCAAATGTG GAACACAGAACATTAGCAAAGCGGCCACGATGTACAACAACTCATCCTCATTCTGAAAACACTTCCATGGTGAGGGAGGAATTATCAAACAGTGAATCATCTACTCACTCAAGGTGTCGTAAACGACCACGTACGCATGATGTGTTACCTCACTGCGAATGTGATGATATCTCAGAAACAAATTCTTCCAGTGATGATGAGAGCAGCTCTGATACATCACATAGCACTGACACTGATACAGATCCTTCATCAAGTGGAGACACAAGTTCTTCCAGTGCATCACCTGATCCTGATCATAATGACACTGCTTTGGCTACCTTGACAACAGCACGTGGAAGAGGACGTGGACGAGGTCGCGGACATGGCAGAGGAAGTGTTCCTGGTAGAGGTCGTGGTAGAGGAAGTGATTCTGATAGAGGACGTGGACGAGGTAGAGGATGTGGACGAGGTAGAGGACGTGGACGAGGTAGAGGACGTGGACGAGGACGAGGTAGAGGACGTGGACGAGGCAGAGGACGTGGACGAAGTACAGACCCAGAACATGATAGTACAACTCTGAGACGTACACGTAGACGACAATCTAACAGGACTATTCCAGATTTGCCAACTTTAGAACATGTGGATGAGACAGCATGGGTTACACAAGAACCAACTTCTTACTGCTACAGTTACACAAAAATACCTGGCCCAACAACAGGCTTTTCTGATGACACAACACCTTTACAATTTTTTATGTTATTTTTTACAGATGAAGTTTGGGATCTACTTGTGACAGAAACAAACAAATACGCAAATAACAATCGATCTACAAAACCTACCCCAGGAGCATGGAACAACATTACTTCAGATGAGATGAAACTATTCATAGGAGTGCTGATATTGATGGGTATCATCAAGTTGCCAAGACTTGAAATGTACTGGCAGGTGGCAAATGAGCACATCAAGACGCCTGGAATTTCACGTATAATAGGCAAAACTAAATTTGAACAAATCTTTCGATTTTTACATCTTGCTGACAATACACAAGACCCTGGTAATGACAAACTTTACAAAATTAGACGTTTTGCAACtctactgaaaacacagtttgAAGCTCAATACACAGTACATCAACACGTCACTATAGATGAAGCCATGATCCCTTTCAAGGGCAGACTTTCTTTCAAGCAATACATGAAGGCAAAACCAACAAAATGGGGCATAAAGGTTTTCGTTCTAAGCGATGCAATCAATGGATATGTGTATCGAATACAAATATATACTGGGAGGGGGGTGGAGTCTGATGTTACTACTGGCCTCTGTTCAAGGGTAGTATTGGACTTGGTGGAAGGACTAGAACAGGATGGACTCCATCTTTTTACGGACAATTACTATACCAGTCCACAGCTAGCTCAGGCCCTTTACAAGAAAGGGATAAACACTTGTGGTACTGTCCGTACTAACAGGAAAGGGTTTCCTAAAGATCTGGTGAAATCAAAGAGGGAAAAACAAAGAGGCTACCATGATTATCGTTCTAACGGACCTCTGTTAGCTGTAGTCTGGTTTGACCGCAAATTTGTACATTTTATCAGTACAATGCACAATGCAACAATGAATGGAGACTTACCAACAATAATGAGAAGGAATAAGGATGGAACTCAGGAGGCTGTCAGATGTCCACCACTTCTCCATGACTACCAACAATACATGAAGGGTGTGGATCGTGGTGATCAGATGATAGGTTACTACAATGTGGGCCGCAGATCACGAAAATGGTGGAAACGGTGTTTTGCCTATCTGTTGGAATGTTCATTGCTGAATGCTTACATCTTGTATAGCAACAAATTTCCTGACAGCTGCAACCAGAGGGGTCGTAAAAAAACTTGA
- the LOC136255462 gene encoding ubiquitin conjugating enzyme E2 B-like, whose protein sequence is MVSTTRLRAELKDLIKSPDGGISVSLSDNSNLYLWTANIQAPRGSLYEGTTFSLDIKIPNNYPFDPPESVQFVNPIPYHLNVGQSNGQVCLGLLKANQWDPSESCIKILLHAISVSLSEPQVDSYVDDDVNTTYHHKRSLYEERARRSVQK, encoded by the exons ATGGTATCTACGACCAG GTTAAGGGCAGAACTAAAAGATCTGATTAAATCACCTGATGGAGGAATAAGTGTATCATTATCTGACAATTCAAACTTATACCTATGGACTGCTAATATACAAGCACCAAGAGGTTCACTTTATGAAG GAACAACATTTTCTCTGGATATAAAGATTCC AAACAACTATCCTTTTGATCCACCTGAG AGTGTGCAGTTTGTCAACCCAATTCCATACCACTTAAATGTTGGACAATCAAATGGACAAGTGTGCCTCGGGTTACTTAAAGCTAATCAATGGGATCCATCTGAGAGTTGCATTAAGATTCTTCTCCATGCTATATCTGTATCCCTAAGTGAACCACAAGTTGATAGCTATGTTGACGATGATGTTAATACGACATACCACCATAAAAGGAGTCTATATGAAGAGAGAGCAAGGAGAAGTGTACAAAAATGA